The Dethiosulfovibrio peptidovorans DSM 11002 genome has a window encoding:
- a CDS encoding S8 family serine peptidase translates to MFKKTLFSLFLAISLSIGFSSLACASLSGRNYVEGEALVVLNGPVGLSTSDSSAFRAKLFSQAEALGASVGAESIRVFSSIALESGRNVVYVKTEGKTTEELIAELQGLPQVIGACPNYIFKISDKNPSDPYYVSGDMWGMARIGAPAAWDLSTGSDGVCVAVIDSGVDLDHSDLVGNLVKDLDGRWGYDSVDDDYVPDDGNGHGTHVAGTIGAVGSNDIGVVGVNWNVGLLAVRVLNDKGSGTGDQIVAGLNYVVAQKHRGLNIRVANMSLGGWGYPICNPESDPYALTFKAISDAGIVLVVAAGNEAQDIDSPTGYWDEDEFGNDVWVDLTGQRPYPACFQFDNMITVGAIDESGWMPSFSNHSPNYVHIAAPGVSIISTVSNDSYVSYRGTSMASPHVAGAAALLAAYDGGLSAGDIKARILANAKSNYFLTGNVSTAGELNLYDALRGIRAGIPVTSIAISPSQKELYLDAGESVTLGLTVSPSNATNKVISWSSSDPKVATVSGNGVVTGVSSGTAIIYAKSSDGSSVQDSATVSVSGGSLFGGGGGCAVGFAPAAAMLILPLTLFKFRR, encoded by the coding sequence TTGTTTAAAAAAACGCTCTTTTCTCTGTTCTTAGCTATCTCCCTTTCCATCGGTTTCTCCTCTCTCGCCTGTGCCTCCCTTTCGGGGAGAAACTATGTCGAGGGAGAGGCCCTGGTGGTGCTGAACGGTCCCGTAGGGCTCTCCACCTCGGATTCTTCCGCTTTCAGGGCTAAACTATTCTCTCAGGCCGAGGCCCTGGGAGCCTCGGTGGGGGCCGAGTCGATAAGGGTTTTTTCCTCTATAGCACTCGAGTCGGGGAGGAACGTGGTTTACGTAAAAACGGAGGGAAAGACCACCGAGGAACTCATTGCGGAGCTTCAGGGGCTTCCTCAGGTGATCGGGGCGTGTCCTAACTATATATTCAAGATCTCCGACAAGAACCCCTCGGACCCCTACTACGTCAGCGGCGATATGTGGGGAATGGCCCGAATAGGGGCTCCCGCCGCCTGGGATCTGTCCACCGGCAGCGACGGAGTGTGTGTAGCCGTCATCGATTCCGGTGTGGACCTGGATCACAGCGATCTGGTTGGAAACCTGGTCAAAGACCTGGACGGTCGGTGGGGATATGATTCGGTTGACGACGACTATGTGCCCGACGACGGCAACGGTCATGGAACCCACGTAGCGGGTACGATCGGAGCGGTCGGAAGCAACGATATCGGAGTCGTCGGGGTCAACTGGAATGTAGGCCTTCTGGCGGTTCGCGTGCTGAACGATAAGGGCTCGGGAACCGGCGATCAGATAGTGGCGGGTCTTAACTACGTGGTTGCCCAAAAGCACAGAGGATTGAACATAAGGGTGGCAAACATGTCTTTGGGCGGCTGGGGTTATCCTATATGCAATCCGGAATCGGATCCTTACGCTCTGACGTTCAAGGCTATTTCGGATGCGGGCATAGTCCTGGTCGTGGCAGCCGGGAACGAGGCGCAGGACATAGATTCTCCCACCGGTTATTGGGATGAGGATGAGTTCGGTAACGACGTATGGGTCGATCTCACCGGTCAGAGGCCTTATCCCGCCTGTTTCCAGTTCGATAACATGATCACCGTGGGGGCCATCGACGAGAGCGGTTGGATGCCCAGTTTCTCCAACCACAGCCCCAACTACGTCCATATCGCGGCTCCCGGGGTCTCCATAATAAGCACCGTGTCCAACGATAGCTATGTCTCCTACAGGGGAACCTCCATGGCGAGTCCTCACGTGGCCGGCGCCGCCGCACTTCTGGCGGCCTATGACGGAGGTCTTTCCGCCGGGGATATAAAGGCCAGGATATTGGCCAACGCCAAATCCAACTATTTTCTGACCGGCAATGTCTCCACGGCGGGAGAGCTAAACCTCTACGATGCACTAAGGGGAATCCGGGCAGGGATACCGGTGACCTCCATCGCTATCTCTCCAAGCCAGAAAGAGCTGTACCTTGATGCGGGAGAGTCCGTGACCCTGGGGCTGACGGTGAGCCCTTCCAATGCTACCAACAAGGTCATAAGCTGGTCCTCCAGCGACCCCAAAGTGGCAACAGTCTCGGGTAACGGCGTAGTGACCGGAGTTTCCAGTGGTACCGCCATTATCTACGCCAAGAGCAGCGACGGTAGCTCGGTCCAGGACAGCGCTACGGTATCGGTCTCCGGAGGTAGTCTCTTCGGCGGCGGCGGAGGATGTGCCGTCGGCTTTGCCCCTGCTGCTGCGATGTTGATCCTGCCTCTGACGCTGTTCAAGTTCAGGCGATAG
- a CDS encoding metal-dependent hydrolase has translation MLGASHAIMSFALVYGATGRVIPASVASAGAIFPDSIERIVCGRRWMKYHRKWSHWFPPYLALAWLTGKYLEANPFPGLIESIGGDLYVPVGPKSITATAAFFLFWWLVGCLLHLAEDAFFGPMPLLVPWKRQRLFLQVFKTGGLAERVMARAALAAAVVLRYVDAAAGIVV, from the coding sequence ATGCTGGGAGCCAGCCACGCCATAATGTCCTTTGCCCTTGTATACGGCGCCACCGGAAGGGTTATTCCGGCGTCGGTGGCATCGGCCGGAGCGATTTTTCCCGATTCGATCGAGAGGATAGTTTGTGGCAGGAGATGGATGAAGTATCATCGTAAGTGGAGTCACTGGTTTCCTCCATATCTGGCCCTGGCTTGGCTCACCGGGAAATATCTGGAGGCCAATCCCTTCCCCGGCTTGATCGAGAGCATCGGAGGCGATCTTTACGTTCCGGTAGGGCCCAAGTCGATAACAGCTACGGCGGCTTTTTTTCTCTTCTGGTGGTTGGTAGGCTGTCTTCTCCATCTGGCGGAGGACGCTTTTTTCGGCCCTATGCCTCTTCTCGTTCCCTGGAAAAGACAGAGGCTTTTTCTACAGGTTTTCAAGACAGGTGGCTTGGCGGAGCGGGTGATGGCCCGTGCGGCTCTTGCCGCGGCGGTGGTGTTGCGATACGTGGATGCCGCGGCCGGGATCGTCGTATAG
- a CDS encoding aldo/keto reductase, with protein sequence MKYRKMPKTGDELSALGFGCMRLPMGENGKVDTDEAVRVIRRGIDGGINYVDTAWPYHDGDGELYLAKALKDGYREKVFLATKLPVWLAEKPEDMDDFLDRQLERLETGHIDYYLVHALNKARWRHAESLKVGEFLDRAKRAGKIKNAGFSFHDGPDLFDAILNAYDWDLCQIQYNFIDRNYQAGEKGLKAAAEKGLGVIVMEPLRGGALVRTVPEDVAKIWRENAPGRSPAQWGLRWLWDQPEVSVVLSGMSSMEQVEDNLEAAEQGYPGNLTETERTAVDKAARIYMDRMAVNCTGCRYCMPCPAGVKIPECFAQYNKVTMLDDLAGAKQFYGVLTKDGGKASQCVECGKCETACPQNIPIRKALKEVVQLLENEN encoded by the coding sequence ATGAAATACCGTAAGATGCCCAAGACCGGCGATGAACTGTCCGCACTGGGATTCGGCTGTATGAGGCTCCCGATGGGAGAAAACGGGAAAGTTGACACCGACGAGGCGGTCAGGGTGATCCGCCGGGGAATCGACGGCGGGATAAACTATGTGGACACAGCCTGGCCCTACCACGACGGAGACGGAGAGCTGTACCTGGCCAAAGCGCTAAAAGACGGCTACAGGGAGAAGGTTTTCCTGGCCACCAAGCTCCCGGTCTGGCTGGCGGAGAAACCGGAGGACATGGACGACTTTCTGGACCGCCAGCTGGAGAGACTGGAGACTGGCCATATAGACTACTACCTTGTCCACGCCCTGAACAAGGCGCGGTGGAGACACGCCGAGTCGCTTAAGGTAGGGGAATTTCTGGACCGAGCCAAAAGAGCGGGCAAGATCAAGAACGCCGGTTTCTCATTCCACGACGGCCCGGACCTGTTCGACGCCATACTGAACGCCTACGACTGGGACTTATGCCAGATACAGTACAACTTCATAGACCGCAACTACCAGGCGGGAGAAAAAGGTCTTAAGGCTGCCGCGGAAAAGGGGCTCGGGGTAATAGTTATGGAACCCCTCAGAGGAGGAGCCCTGGTCAGGACGGTTCCGGAAGACGTGGCTAAGATATGGAGGGAGAACGCCCCCGGCAGATCTCCCGCCCAATGGGGACTTCGATGGCTATGGGACCAACCGGAGGTGTCGGTGGTCCTCAGCGGAATGAGCTCCATGGAGCAGGTCGAGGACAACCTCGAGGCCGCCGAACAGGGCTACCCCGGAAACCTTACCGAGACGGAGAGAACCGCGGTGGATAAAGCGGCTCGGATATACATGGACCGTATGGCCGTGAACTGCACCGGATGCCGTTACTGCATGCCCTGCCCCGCCGGGGTGAAGATTCCCGAGTGTTTCGCCCAGTACAACAAGGTCACCATGCTGGACGACCTGGCGGGAGCCAAACAGTTCTACGGAGTGTTAACCAAGGACGGAGGCAAGGCGTCCCAGTGCGTGGAGTGCGGAAAGTGCGAGACCGCCTGCCCTCAGAACATCCCGATAAGGAAGGCCCTCAAGGAAGTGGTCCAGCTTCTGGAAAATGAAAACTAG
- a CDS encoding MarR family winged helix-turn-helix transcriptional regulator, whose product MKNSMGRWISIIHRLSHSYMSTAISPEEIGCGEFGALFCLNSMDRDLPSQEELREKLEMDKGALARTLAGMEDKGLITRERDRSDRRILRLGLTSKGKALVEKKISAMDRWNEAISEGIDEGDLETTARTMERMAKNAVAFRERGWKKKTEGEISE is encoded by the coding sequence ATGAAGAACTCTATGGGACGGTGGATCTCCATAATCCACAGGCTCTCCCACTCTTACATGTCGACGGCTATCTCGCCGGAGGAAATAGGCTGCGGCGAGTTCGGGGCGCTGTTCTGCCTGAACTCGATGGACCGAGACCTCCCCTCTCAGGAGGAACTGCGAGAGAAGCTGGAGATGGACAAGGGAGCACTGGCCAGGACACTGGCGGGGATGGAGGACAAGGGACTGATAACCAGAGAGAGGGATAGATCGGACCGACGGATACTCCGTCTGGGGCTGACCTCTAAGGGGAAGGCCCTAGTGGAAAAGAAGATCTCCGCCATGGATCGGTGGAACGAGGCCATATCGGAGGGAATAGACGAAGGGGATCTGGAGACGACGGCGAGGACAATGGAGAGAATGGCCAAAAACGCCGTGGCCTTCAGGGAAAGAGGATGGAAGAAAAAAACGGAAGGGGAGATTTCCGAATGA
- a CDS encoding efflux transporter outer membrane subunit: MRKFIAALAVFVALTAVMPVIAFAAEEPASKDINLELGDWRKMAKRYPMPYFAALDTPDAPAPEVLANWWNSLGDETLTRLILASLENNRDMASARSSFAEARAALGISKAALLPWLDSAGSFTNMKTGENASLTGSQVGPIDLYKLGIDASWEIDLFGGQALKIKASAADLQARYGALHNSWVSLSSEVALNYISLRTLQKRLMVAEKNLGLQNATLELLQSQYDSGLADELALSQAKYTMEQTRSSIPPIKTGIEEAMNRLAILVGQVPGSLAEELFDYEELPDPEKIDLVGIPADFIRQRPDIYMAERQLAAQIARKDASRKDFLPKFSLFGSIGLESYSSAGGLSVSDGGVYSIGPKISWPIFHGGAIRKNIKVQTEKQKQALANYEQTVLNAVAEVRNALTAETQERLRNESLGRGVESAASAMAVAEDQYVNGLTDFNNVIIAQRALLDLEEQLAVSEGEMLSNLVRIFKALGGGWAPMSEYGPVQARALKKDEPKGIELSDESQAYLDKIRKELEGSD, encoded by the coding sequence TTGAGAAAATTTATCGCCGCTTTAGCGGTTTTCGTGGCACTGACTGCGGTGATGCCCGTTATCGCTTTCGCCGCTGAGGAGCCTGCGTCTAAGGATATTAATCTGGAGCTGGGGGACTGGCGGAAGATGGCGAAACGGTATCCCATGCCCTATTTCGCCGCTTTGGATACCCCGGACGCTCCGGCCCCGGAGGTGTTGGCAAACTGGTGGAATTCCCTCGGCGACGAGACCCTGACGAGGCTCATATTGGCCTCTCTGGAGAACAACAGGGACATGGCCTCGGCTCGGTCCAGCTTCGCCGAGGCGAGAGCCGCTCTGGGAATAAGCAAGGCAGCCCTTCTGCCCTGGTTGGACAGCGCCGGATCCTTCACCAACATGAAGACCGGAGAGAACGCCAGTCTGACTGGCTCCCAGGTAGGGCCCATAGACCTCTACAAGCTGGGTATAGACGCATCATGGGAGATAGATCTCTTCGGCGGTCAGGCCCTTAAGATAAAGGCCAGCGCCGCAGACCTTCAGGCCAGATACGGGGCTCTGCACAACTCATGGGTGAGTCTCTCCTCCGAGGTGGCTCTCAACTATATATCCTTGAGGACCCTTCAGAAAAGGCTGATGGTAGCAGAGAAGAACCTGGGGCTTCAGAACGCCACATTGGAGCTGCTGCAGTCGCAGTACGATTCGGGACTGGCCGACGAGCTTGCCCTCAGTCAGGCCAAGTACACCATGGAGCAGACCCGGTCGTCCATCCCTCCAATAAAGACAGGGATAGAGGAGGCTATGAACAGGCTGGCCATACTGGTCGGTCAGGTTCCCGGGAGTCTGGCGGAGGAGCTTTTCGACTACGAAGAACTTCCCGATCCCGAGAAGATAGATCTCGTCGGCATTCCCGCCGATTTCATCCGTCAGCGTCCGGATATCTACATGGCCGAGAGACAGCTGGCCGCCCAGATAGCTAGAAAGGACGCTTCCAGGAAGGACTTCCTGCCGAAATTTAGCCTGTTCGGCTCTATCGGACTAGAGTCCTACAGCTCCGCCGGGGGGCTTTCCGTGTCGGACGGAGGGGTGTACTCCATAGGCCCCAAGATTTCCTGGCCCATCTTCCACGGGGGGGCTATCAGGAAGAACATAAAGGTGCAGACCGAGAAACAGAAACAGGCTCTGGCAAACTACGAGCAGACCGTATTGAACGCTGTAGCCGAGGTGCGAAACGCCCTCACCGCCGAGACCCAGGAAAGGCTCAGAAACGAGTCCCTAGGCAGAGGAGTCGAGTCCGCCGCCTCCGCCATGGCAGTGGCGGAGGACCAATACGTAAACGGCCTCACCGACTTCAACAACGTCATAATAGCTCAGAGGGCGCTGCTGGATCTGGAAGAACAGCTGGCCGTCAGCGAAGGCGAGATGCTGTCGAACCTGGTGAGGATCTTCAAGGCCCTAGGAGGAGGCTGGGCTCCTATGTCGGAGTACGGCCCGGTGCAGGCTCGGGCTCTGAAGAAGGACGAGCCGAAGGGCATAGAGCTGAGCGACGAGAGCCAGGCCTACCTGGACAAGATAAGGAAGGAGCTCGAGGGCTCCGATTAG
- a CDS encoding MFS transporter, with translation MTVFWRCFLAAYFIQAMLAAGFLFPVVLSAEGYSMTAIGWAMALLNLTAIASRPLGGWATEKKGFKGCLMLSGVLSLIATAALWLIPGLPGALTFRIVLGAVGGIAMVAVSTLQGLVIPEKQRGRLFAIMGIAYVIPQLTVIPVGEWLLDGGRTWLYLMLPMLLTLSASAVSRGLPAPEDLRDELDRSQPWGSWRECLNTPGTLAMIITLTSFSMMNSTTLQYFPLAIREKGLSASLFFTVNAGTCVILRSFGTSIVDRIPRPVLGTVCITIMASALTVALKTSSQTGLALCAVAYGIGMGYGFPVMIALIPDVYPPRLMPKGSSMGMLAMDLGFALSPLAIGAISASFGLERAMLSMAWAQYAIAPAGLLMWRKKPNKKEIFKCWII, from the coding sequence ATGACGGTTTTCTGGAGGTGCTTTCTAGCCGCTTATTTCATACAGGCCATGCTCGCGGCGGGGTTCCTTTTCCCCGTCGTGCTGAGCGCCGAGGGATATTCGATGACCGCCATAGGATGGGCCATGGCCCTCTTGAACCTGACGGCGATAGCGTCCCGCCCTCTCGGAGGTTGGGCCACGGAGAAAAAGGGTTTCAAGGGATGTCTGATGCTCTCCGGAGTTCTGTCTCTTATCGCGACAGCCGCTTTATGGCTTATACCGGGACTTCCGGGGGCCCTTACCTTTCGGATCGTCCTCGGCGCAGTGGGAGGCATAGCGATGGTGGCGGTCTCCACTTTGCAGGGTCTGGTGATACCGGAAAAACAGAGAGGCAGGCTCTTCGCCATAATGGGTATAGCTTACGTAATACCTCAGCTGACGGTGATCCCCGTCGGAGAGTGGCTCCTAGACGGAGGACGGACATGGCTCTATCTCATGCTTCCCATGCTGCTGACCCTCTCCGCCTCGGCGGTAAGCAGAGGACTTCCCGCACCGGAGGATCTGAGAGACGAGCTTGACCGTTCCCAGCCGTGGGGAAGTTGGAGAGAATGCCTAAACACGCCGGGGACCTTGGCGATGATAATAACCTTGACGTCTTTTTCCATGATGAACTCTACGACCCTTCAGTATTTTCCTCTGGCGATCAGGGAAAAGGGCCTTTCGGCGAGCTTATTCTTCACCGTAAACGCCGGGACCTGCGTGATACTACGCTCCTTCGGGACCTCCATCGTCGACAGGATCCCACGTCCCGTTCTGGGAACGGTCTGTATAACGATTATGGCCAGCGCTCTGACCGTAGCTTTAAAGACGTCCTCCCAGACCGGGCTGGCCCTGTGCGCCGTGGCATACGGAATAGGAATGGGATACGGATTTCCCGTGATGATAGCCCTCATTCCCGACGTATATCCTCCCAGGCTCATGCCTAAAGGATCCTCCATGGGCATGCTCGCCATGGATCTGGGATTCGCTCTCTCCCCTCTGGCAATAGGGGCTATATCGGCGTCTTTCGGTCTGGAAAGGGCTATGCTGTCCATGGCCTGGGCTCAATACGCCATAGCCCCAGCCGGGCTGCTTATGTGGAGAAAAAAACCTAATAAAAAGGAGATTTTCAAATGTTGGATAATATAA
- a CDS encoding MATE family efflux transporter, translating to MAKVPKGKKAEMMGSYPVGAILWKLSLPTITGMVVQASYNMVDAAFIGKGVGTLALGGTTICLPFQMLMGAMGGAIGMGGASLVSRALGRHDRELASRALGNVVALALILGIAATLLGKASAEAVVTLFGASEEIKPYALEYLGIILLSCPLTLLAMSSNAVVRSEGNANVAMLSMVISGLANVFLDWLFIFHFHMGVAGAAWGTLISKLLVVIWLVSHFTVSPHKVIKLSPRRLRVDRDIVSEISSIGVSAFVRMAGTSLVMASVNNAMGIYGGPYYVAAYGVINRVMSIVYMAVNGVALGMQPLAGYNYGAGLFDRVRSSIKLSIIWGTGGCVFFFLLLFFLPERVFSLFTNDPDLIAAGVVSLPTIVAGTSLVAIHRIGATAFQALGKGKPAFWLSMTRHVLVFLPLLAILPRFMGLTGVLLSFPLADAIAAGITLLPLRKEMRQLKKEVLSTL from the coding sequence ATGGCGAAAGTTCCTAAGGGGAAAAAGGCGGAGATGATGGGGAGCTATCCGGTAGGAGCGATACTCTGGAAGCTGTCGCTTCCTACCATAACGGGGATGGTCGTCCAGGCATCGTACAACATGGTGGACGCGGCCTTCATAGGCAAGGGAGTAGGGACCCTGGCCCTCGGAGGAACTACCATATGCCTTCCATTTCAGATGTTGATGGGCGCCATGGGGGGAGCTATCGGCATGGGCGGAGCGTCTCTGGTCTCCAGGGCCCTGGGACGACATGACAGGGAGCTGGCCTCCCGAGCTCTGGGGAACGTGGTGGCCTTGGCCCTTATCCTGGGTATAGCAGCTACGCTGCTGGGCAAGGCATCCGCCGAGGCTGTGGTGACCCTGTTCGGAGCCAGCGAGGAGATAAAGCCCTACGCTCTGGAATACCTGGGGATAATACTCCTGAGCTGTCCCTTGACCCTGCTGGCGATGTCGTCCAATGCGGTGGTCCGGTCCGAGGGGAACGCCAACGTAGCCATGTTATCCATGGTCATATCCGGTCTGGCCAACGTTTTTCTGGACTGGTTGTTCATCTTCCACTTCCATATGGGAGTAGCCGGAGCCGCATGGGGAACGCTGATTTCCAAACTCTTGGTGGTGATATGGCTGGTCTCCCACTTCACCGTCTCCCCTCACAAGGTGATAAAGCTCTCTCCTAGGAGGTTGAGAGTCGACAGGGATATAGTCTCCGAGATTTCCTCCATAGGGGTCTCGGCTTTCGTCAGAATGGCCGGAACCAGTCTGGTCATGGCATCGGTCAACAACGCCATGGGAATATACGGTGGCCCCTACTACGTCGCAGCCTACGGTGTAATCAACAGGGTCATGTCAATAGTCTACATGGCGGTCAACGGGGTCGCCCTGGGAATGCAGCCTCTGGCGGGATACAACTACGGTGCGGGACTGTTCGACCGGGTCCGGTCCTCCATAAAGCTGTCCATCATATGGGGAACCGGAGGCTGCGTGTTCTTCTTCCTGCTGCTATTCTTCCTGCCAGAGAGGGTGTTCTCCCTTTTTACCAACGACCCCGATCTCATAGCCGCCGGGGTGGTATCTCTGCCTACCATAGTGGCAGGAACGAGCCTCGTGGCGATACACAGGATAGGGGCCACCGCATTTCAGGCCCTGGGTAAGGGCAAACCGGCCTTCTGGCTTTCCATGACAAGGCACGTACTGGTTTTTCTGCCCCTTCTGGCGATCCTCCCTCGGTTCATGGGACTGACCGGAGTGCTTCTCTCCTTTCCCCTGGCCGATGCGATAGCGGCTGGCATAACCCTGCTTCCTCTGAGGAAGGAGATGAGGCAGCTTAAAAAGGAGGTTCTATCTACCTTATGA
- a CDS encoding M20 metallopeptidase family protein: MLDNIKKKAGEIKGDIAAWRHHFHSHPELSYQETETATRIASILRDMGYDDVKVGCKGRDICVVADLDTGRPGKCIALRADIDALAVQEERDVPYRSKNDGVMHACGHDAHASMLLGAARILKDIEPELKGKVRLIFQHAEERGGGARELVEEGVLDGVDAVFGQHIWSPVPSGSISYCYGPTMASADQFELRIQGRGGHGSMPHLSIDPVVAACSVVSAWQTIVSREVDPLDAAVISVGEIKSGSVFNAIPDSATIKGTTRTFDPAVRELLAKRMEETAVAICSGLRCQAEFEYKFMLSPTITDPEFTRFAVEVAKKVLGEDKVVEARPTMGAEDFSYYLQERPGTFMFLGTGNEEKDMTYPQHHPKYCVDDDVLDLGAAMSASIAWSYLKEGE, translated from the coding sequence ATGTTGGATAATATAAAGAAAAAGGCCGGAGAGATCAAAGGCGACATCGCCGCCTGGAGGCATCACTTTCACAGCCACCCGGAGCTCTCCTATCAGGAGACCGAGACCGCGACAAGAATAGCCTCCATTCTTAGGGATATGGGCTACGACGACGTAAAGGTCGGCTGCAAGGGCAGGGATATCTGCGTGGTCGCCGACCTCGACACGGGAAGACCGGGAAAATGCATCGCTCTCAGGGCCGACATCGACGCACTGGCGGTTCAGGAGGAGAGGGACGTTCCCTACCGTTCGAAAAACGACGGAGTGATGCACGCCTGCGGACACGACGCCCACGCCTCGATGCTTCTGGGGGCGGCGAGGATATTGAAGGACATCGAGCCGGAGCTGAAAGGCAAGGTACGGCTTATCTTCCAGCACGCCGAGGAACGGGGCGGAGGCGCCAGAGAGCTGGTGGAGGAAGGAGTTCTGGACGGCGTGGACGCCGTTTTCGGCCAGCATATATGGTCCCCCGTTCCAAGCGGATCCATAAGCTACTGTTACGGTCCCACCATGGCCTCGGCCGATCAGTTCGAGCTCAGAATTCAGGGCAGGGGAGGACACGGATCGATGCCTCACCTGTCGATAGATCCGGTGGTGGCGGCCTGTTCGGTAGTGTCGGCCTGGCAGACCATAGTGAGCAGAGAGGTGGATCCTCTGGACGCGGCGGTTATCTCCGTAGGCGAGATAAAAAGCGGCAGCGTCTTCAACGCCATTCCCGACTCGGCCACGATAAAGGGGACCACCCGCACCTTCGACCCTGCCGTGAGGGAGTTGCTGGCAAAGAGGATGGAGGAGACAGCTGTGGCCATATGCTCCGGCCTGAGATGCCAAGCCGAGTTCGAATATAAATTCATGCTTTCCCCGACGATAACGGACCCGGAATTCACCCGTTTCGCCGTGGAGGTGGCAAAGAAGGTTCTGGGAGAGGACAAGGTCGTAGAGGCCAGGCCCACTATGGGAGCCGAGGACTTCAGCTACTATCTTCAGGAACGGCCTGGTACATTCATGTTCTTGGGAACGGGAAACGAGGAGAAGGACATGACCTACCCTCAACATCATCCGAAATACTGCGTCGACGACGATGTCCTGGACCTGGGAGCGGCCATGTCGGCATCCATAGCCTGGTCCTATCTGAAAGAAGGAGAATAG